One Glandiceps talaboti chromosome 2, keGlaTala1.1, whole genome shotgun sequence genomic region harbors:
- the LOC144453615 gene encoding large ribosomal subunit protein mL66-like, whose amino-acid sequence MAAPCMMSIRRFATVSLRWGNYLSGKENVSNSITRNLFPQQIIPSFQLQRSVSYRKVIEKKEGNVTTVEGIYVEDTSKVLRDENPHGACPLCRLNRMVSYKDVLILKQFVREDGQIYPSEITGVCQKQHIHLHKVVGQAFKAGLLPKPALSKESIPKLKTTYNTF is encoded by the exons ATGGCTGCGCCCTGCATGATGTCGATTCGGAGATTTGCTACAGTGTCTCTACGATGGGGTAATTACCTATCAGGAAAGGAAAATGTCAGTAACTCTATAACACGCAATTTGTTTCCACAGCAGATTATACCGAGTTTTCAGCTCCAGAGAAGCGTTTCGTACAGAAAAG ttaTAGAAAAAAAGGAGGGAAATGTTACAACA GTTGAAGGAATATACGTAGAAGACACCAGTAAAGTTTTACGAGATGAAAACCCACATGGTGCATGTCCTCTGTGTAGACTTAATAGGATGGTATCATATAAG GATGTGTTAATTTTAAAACAGTTTGTCAGAGAAGATGGCCAGATCTACCCAAGTGAAATCACTGGTGTGTGTCAGAAGCAGcatatacatttacacaaaGTTGTTGGGCAAGCGTTTAAAGCTG GTCTACTGCCAAAACCTGCGCTATCGAAGGAGTCAATACCAAAACTAAAGACAACATACAACACTTTTTGA
- the LOC144451866 gene encoding radial spoke head protein 9 homolog: MDSEGFHLNISYVGSSGVVLSPEKKAALETSLIILQNHHKFNRIFFWGKIVGIKDDYFIAQGVGDDEMRDRKTLYSLDCVTWGLLPEATQAMREQCSLVKGRFTGDPSYEYEHTEIKRIGEGEDAQEEENTITIKEEDRLASTITQIDEDVAIVPRGAYIKTPHDTIIRNRSFAGLQITEAVKFSSYFHFREALLLKEKSLLDKADLDKAIDFLDAIDEDIPKSRAWSLQCERGSGLVILRSLLWQGLTFYHVPGTTKHGYVYVGTGELNKDLPFML, from the exons ATGGATTCAGAAGGTTTTCATCTCAACATCAGTTACGTCGGTAGCAGTGGCGTCGTTTTAAGTCCAGAGAAGAAAGCAGCCTTAGAAACCTCGCTCATCATCCTCCAGAATCATCACAAGTTCAACAGAATATTTTTCTGGGGCAAAATCGTAGGTATCAAAGATGATTATTTTATCGCACAGGGCGTTGGGGATGATGAAATGAGAGACAGAAAGACGCTCTACAG TCTTGACTGTGTTACATGGGGTCTACTGCCAGAAGCCACACAGGCCATGAGGGAGCAGTGTTCACTAGTGAAAGGTCGTTTCACTGGAGACCCATCGTATGAATATGAACACACAGAAATTAAGAGAATTGGTGAGGGAGAAGATGCCCAGGAAGAAGAAAACACA ATAACAATCAAGGAGGAAGACCGCCTTGCATCAACAATAACTCAAATCGATGAAGATGTCGCTATTGTTCCTAGAGGTGCATATATCAAAACACCTCATGATACAATTATCAGAAATCGTAGTTTCGCAG gtCTCCAGATAACAGAGGCAGTAAAGTTTTCCTCTTACTTCCATTTCCGTGAAGCTCTCTTACTGAAAGAGAAGTCTCTCTTAGATAAAGCAGACTTGGACAAAGCTATTGATTTCCTTGACGCCATTGATGAAGATATCCCCAAGTCAA GAGCCTGGAGTTTGCAGTGTGAGCGTGGCAGTGGATTGGTAATTCTCCGTAGCTTATTATGGCAAGGCCTTACTTTCTACCATGTGCCAGGAACAACCAAACACGGATATGTTTATGTCGGTACTGGAGAATTAAACAAAGATCTCCCATTTATGCTCTAA
- the LOC144453808 gene encoding uridine diphosphate glucose pyrophosphatase NUDT22-like, whose translation MDPDINLWFTSNGISKSNVRVVLGDQFNRKVLDTHETNIETIWAKRVEQNPRLFNGSKFRLDSAKYENNGVTLNLGLTCYKDYLGTNWSPEVKSLHKYGVRDFENSQVYLSDPAGVGALVQTVDDYVMFMRRSDKVGEAPGLWDVPGGHPEPEELLALLGKDKKLDIKEFSISEFGPDDVVEEIFNSILREVRDEINIPMKYLSEPVLLGVAGNNTSAGRPSMEFFIRCSLSSTEVNDLYSSGGAEAEESTNLKLVPIQEVFDLHNNSIWKGMAPSAKGCVKLFQASKEQKQQSD comes from the exons ATGGATCCGGATATTAATTTGTGGTTCACCTCCAATGGAATATCCAAATCAAATGTACGAGTTGTGTTAGGAGACCAATTCAATCGGAAAGTGTTAGACACACACGAGACAAACATTGAAACAATTTGGGCCAAACGTGTTGAACAAAACCCCCGGCTTTTCAACGGATCTAAGTTCAGATTAGATTCggcaaaatatgaaaataacggTGTGACTTTAAACTTAGGACTGACTTGTTACAAAGATTATCTGGGAACGAACTGGTCACCAGAAGTTAAATCTCTTCACAAATACGGTGTCAGAGATTTTGAAAACTCTCAGGTCTATCTGTCTGATCCTGCTGGGGTTGGAGCTTTGGTACAGACAGTTGATGACTATGTAATGTTTATGAGACGAAGTGATAAAGTGGGGGAAGCACCAGGATTGTGGGATGTACCAGGAGGTCATCCAGAGCCCGAG GAATTGCTTGCCTTACTTGGTAAGGATAAAAAATTAGATATCAAGGAATTTTCCATCTCTGAATTTGGTCCAGATGATGTTGTAGAAGAAATTTTTAATTCCATCCTGAGAGAAGTACGAGATGAAATCAACATTCCAATGAAATACCTAAGTGAACCGGTGTTGCTAGGTGTGGCTGGTAACAACACAAGTGCAGGACGACCAAGTATGGAGTTCTTTATCAG ATGCAGTCTGAGCTCCACTGAGGTCAATGACCTCTACTCCTCAGGTGGGGCAGAGGCTGAAGAATCCACCAATCTGAAACTTGTTCCAATACAG GAAGTATTTGATCTTCACAACAATAGTATTTGGAAAGGAATGGCGCCCTCTGCCAAGGGATGTGTGAAATTATTTCAAGCATCAAAGGAACAGAAGCAGCAATCTGACTAA
- the LOC144453570 gene encoding histidine protein methyltransferase 1 homolog, translating to MDFKFGFVVEENSEPEKNQQDHERRTDISDTNDQAKGEQKDEETSTRKKLKTSDGHATAKEFLLPEVQELTLEEKQVQKLTTGHVEFEVIDSENVEMKLKDKKESHLVKVISHNSDLLPNVYEGGLKIWECSLDLVEFLKDSSINFQDTRVLELGCGAGLPGIFALLHEAEVIFQDYNEEVIQEVTIPNVVLNCKTLTGRPLRCKFMSGDWQQVEDMLSKTLNEDDNKFDIILTSETIYNVDSHDSLHSIMSSLLKSTGTVYLAAKTHYFGVGGGTRMFEELIKKKGIFLVEVVKTYTEGVQREILMMKRK from the coding sequence ATGGATTTTAAATTTGGCTTTGTTGTTGAAGAAAACTCGGAACCAGAGAAGAACCAACAGGATCATGAACGACGTACTGATATCAGCGATACCAACGACCAAGCTAAAGGTGAACAGAAAGATGAAGAAACAAGTACTCGTAAGAAACTAAAAACAAGTGATGGCCACGCCACTGCGAAAGAATTCCTTCTTCCCGAGGTTCAAGAGTTGACATTGGAAGAGAAACAAGTACAAAAATTGACAACTGGacatgttgaatttgaagtcaTAGATTCTGAGAATGTGGAGATGAAATTGAAAGACAAAAAAGAGAGTCATTTGGTGAAAGTTATTTCCCATAATTCAGATTTACTGCCAAATGTATATGAAGGAGGACTGAAAATCTGGGAATGTTCCTTGGACTTGGTGGAATTTCTTAAAGATTCCAGCATCAATTTCCAGGATACCAGAGTTCTAGAACTGGGATGTGGAGCTGGATTACCGGGAATATTTGCCTTGCTGCATGAAGCTGAAGTAATATTCCAGGATTACAATGAAGAAGTCATTCAGGAAGTGACAATTCCCAATGTTGTCCTGAACTGTAAAACTTTGACAGGGCGCCCTCTAAGGTGCAAATTTATGTCAGGAGACTGGCAACAAGTTGAAGACATGCTGTCAAAAACACTAAATGAAGatgacaacaaatttgacaTCATTTTAACATCAGAGACGATTTATAATGTGGATTCACATGACAGTCTGCATAGTATCATGAGTTCTCTTTTGAAATCCACAGGAACTGTTTACCTGGCTGCAAAGACACATTATTTTGGCGTTGGTGGGGGAACTAGAATGTTTGAAGAATTGATAAAAAAGAAAGGAATTTTCCTGGTAGAAGTTGTTAAAACTTACACAGAAGGAGTCCAAAGGGAAATATTGATGATGAAGAGGAAATAA
- the LOC144445986 gene encoding 1-phosphatidylinositol phosphodiesterase-like codes for MGINGSSTRATSYSSSKWPKVVHPNWMSNLSDDLSVAKLSIPGTHDTMSFYGGASTQCQTWPLKKQLEAGVRFLDIRCRHYHNQLPIHHGMFYQHAHFRDVLKDVLAFLDDHRSETVLMRVKKEHTDKGNTEEFATSIKLQLKEYFGDTCSRIWNENKIPKLGEVRGKVVVLKEYHGDFPKGIQYSCHSTNQLVVADKYNVPTLFHLNSKWEHVKNALTVALQSKEQKIHLTFSSAAGIGAYPDIIALRINPKLLNLLQSQEIQVNPRHWGMIAIDFPGEDLIQEIIYSNKTFKDENT; via the coding sequence ATGGGTATAAACGGCAGTTCTACAAGGGCGACAAGTTATAGTAGCTCAAAATGGCCAAAGGTGGTGCATCCAAACTGGATGTCGAATCTATCCGACGATTTGTCAGTTGCCAAGTTGTCCATTCCTGGCACTCATGACACGATGAGTTTTTATGGCGGTGCGTCGACACAGTGTCAAACCTGGCCATTGAAGAAGCAACTAGAAGCTGGTGTTCGTTTCCTGGATATCCGATGTCGACACTATCACAACCAGTTACCAATACATCATGGTATGTTTTACCAACATGCTCATTTTAGAGACGTCTTAAAAGATGTTCTGGCATTTTTGGACGATCACAGGAGTGAAACAGTTCTGATGCGAGTGAAGAAAGAACATACAGATAAAGGCAATACAGAAGAATTTGCTACTAGTATCAAACTACAATTAAAAGAATACTTTGGTGATACATGTAGCCGAATCTGGAATGAGAACAAAATACCAAAACTTGGTGAAGTGCGAGGGAAAGTTGTTGTTTTGAAAGAATATCACGGCGACTTCCCAAAGGGAATACAATATAGTTGCCATTCTACTAATCAGCTCGTGGTTGCAGACAAGTACAATGTGCCAACCCTATTCCACCTGAATTCTAAGTGGGAGCATGTGAAAAATGCACTTACTGTCGCACTGCAATCGAAAGAACAAAAAATACACTTGACTTTCAGCAGTGCTGCAGGTATTGGGGCATACCCGGACATCATTGCGTTGAGAATAAACCCCAAATTATTGAATTTACTCCAGAGTCAAGAAATACAAGTAAACCCTAGACATTGGGGAATGATCGCTATAGACTTTCCAGGAGAAGACCTCATTCaagaaataatttattcaaacaaaacatttaaggATGAGAACACTTAG